ATCCCCAGCCGCCTGGCGGACATAGCACATCTGGCAGGTCAGGTTGCAACGCTCGGTCAACTCAAACGTACCGTTGACCGGCTGGCGGCGGGTCGCGGCACGGCGGTGCAGTTCGCTGATCAGCGGGCCATAATCGGTAGGTAAGGCGACGCGGGCGGCGGTCATGACTCCAAAAGCCCCATCTTGGCGATCTCGTCCATGAAGGTCTGTACGTCGTCGCGGGCGAGTTCGGGGGTCACGTCGAAGCGCTCCGCCACGGCGCTGGCCAGTTCAGCCAGCGTGCGCTCTTGCGCCAGCAATTCCCACACGCAGGCCGCTGTATCGTTCAGGGTGATGAGGCCGTTCAGGTCCATCATCCGCGCCCCGAGCGGCACCAGGAGATTTTCGCCAGCGACGTTTTGCATTATAAAATCTGTTTTGCGTTTCATTTCTTCTCAAAATCAAAATGATCTGACCGGTTTTCAAAACCGGTCAGATCTCATTGCACAAAAAAGCTGGAGCAGATAACCACTCTACGTGAGCTCTTAGACACTAACTATTCTGTCGGGTGTGAGCTGCACAGCCTTGTTTTATCTTTGAGCACGACAGCAACCTCTCCTCCAGCTTGAGGGGGACAAAAGTGAACTTAGGTGGTGAGTAGGGCTGCTTGGGTTTGTCTAAAGTTTCGCTCTTAGGCTCAGTTGAAATTACAGTCGATTGTTTCATGAGTTCTCCTCAAAATATCAAGAATAGGTGATAGAATTACCTTAATAAGTCGGTTAAAAAGTAGATGTTTAATAACCGGTTTTTGAGCCGATTAATTACGGGCTATTATGCGGTTTTTTTGCGCCGCTACAGCTAACTTAGTACGGTTTAACTCTATATAATGCTACCCAACTTCTTCAATGTCGGACTTGCGTAGGGTTTACGAGGGGCCGCGCGTTTTTTATCCATGCTGTTCTCTACTCGTATTTATGCAATAAAGACTTTACACGCTTTAATTTCTAAGCTACAGCCTATCGCTTTCAGCTCATCCATAAGGTTGATGAAGTCTCGCAGCGAACGGGCCAG
Above is a genomic segment from Nitrospira sp. containing:
- a CDS encoding PqqD family protein; amino-acid sequence: MKRKTDFIMQNVAGENLLVPLGARMMDLNGLITLNDTAACVWELLAQERTLAELASAVAERFDVTPELARDDVQTFMDEIAKMGLLES